In one window of Bacteroidota bacterium DNA:
- a CDS encoding type II toxin-antitoxin system MqsA family antitoxin — MNCPNEHGRMLLKNKPKEITFRNKRIKYTARHYVCPECGIEVDDIALAAENQRQIADAYRKAANLLSSDEIVNGRKKLKWSQEQLARAMNVGIASVKRWETGQIQTKPMDGILRRVLSGNTP; from the coding sequence ATGAATTGCCCAAATGAACATGGCAGAATGTTACTGAAAAACAAGCCGAAAGAGATAACCTTCCGTAATAAGCGGATCAAATATACGGCAAGGCACTATGTATGCCCTGAATGCGGCATTGAAGTGGATGATATCGCCCTGGCCGCAGAAAACCAAAGACAGATTGCCGATGCCTATCGAAAGGCAGCGAATCTGCTCAGCAGTGATGAGATTGTTAATGGCCGCAAGAAACTTAAATGGAGCCAAGAGCAGCTTGCCAGGGCTATGAATGTCGGTATTGCAAGCGTGAAACGATGGGAAACCGGACAAATCCAGACCAAGCCCATGGATGGCATTCTTCGGCGGGTGCTATCCGGAAATACCCC